One part of the Lotus japonicus ecotype B-129 chromosome 2, LjGifu_v1.2 genome encodes these proteins:
- the LOC130739971 gene encoding xyloglucan O-acetyltransferase 1-like, with protein sequence MNAFKKCTAKAFKIPSISLTKKSLLPFTLIAFLCLYLYLLSFAPSPEPDHLPHSTTHITHQPLLPTSPHLSPVPSPEPDNHYSSVSAPPPLSPTPIYPEILLPNSRYITHNPSISPSPSPEIPHSTHTTYHSSVSVSPPQSPAPSPASELPQYPIHTTYHISLPPSPYLSIYPSQESELPLPTYITYHSSVSEPAPLSPSSISPPPPLSLIPSPAPQLPHSRYITYDSSLSTSPSPSPTPSAGPDSSHSTHIPYKQSFSVSPTLSLTPPPTSEFLHSSNIIYHSSLPASPAPSSYPGKEKAYKRPCDYFNGRWVRDRRSPLYNGTCGVIREPQNCITNGRPDMGYLHWRWKPRRCNLPRFDPETFLQVIRNKHVAFVRDSVARNQLESLICMLSSASTPKLVYRGLGWWHFPSHNATLSSYWAPFLVQGVQRQLTGPGPRHNTMYLDQVNESWDKDMDQMDLIVLGFGHWFADIPSVYYEGGSVLGCQNFPDLNCTDIGFYVPIRKALRTSLNRIIERKAAQGNEGGVIVRTFTPVHFKGSWDKGGTCSKTKPYKQGEKKLENRDAEIRKIGMEELQNAKEKAKQFGGFRFEILDLTKLASMRPDGHPGAYRSPFPFAKGVPKNVQNDCTHWCLPGPIDTWNEIVLEMMKKWEEQSRSDE encoded by the exons ATGAATGCTTTCAAAAAATGCACTGCAAAAGCATTCAAAATCCCATCCATTTCCCTCACAAAGAAATCACTTCTTCCCTTCACACTCATTGCATTTCTATGTTTATACTTGTACCTTCTGTCCTTTGCACCATCACCAGAACCTGATCACCTTCCTCATTCTACAACCCACATCACCCACCAACCCTTACTTCCTACTTCTCCCCATTTGTCCCCTGTTCCATCCCCTGAACCTGATAACCACTACTCCTCTGTTTCAGCACCACCTCCTCTGTCCCCAACTCCAATCTATCCTGAAATTCTGCTTCCTAATTCAAGATACATCACCCACAATCCCTCTATTTCTCCATCCCCATCACCTGAGATTCCTCATTCTACCCACACCACATATCACTCCTCTGTTTCTGTATCTCCCCCTCAATCCCCTGCTCCATCCCCTGCATCTGAGCTTCCTCAATATCCTATCCACACCACCTACCAtatctctcttcctccttcaCCCTATCTGTCCATTTATCCTTCCCAAGAATCTGAACTTCCTCTTCCTACCTACATCACCTATCATTCCTCTGTCTCTGAACCTGCTCCTTTGTCTCCATCCTCTATTTCTCCACCTCCTCCTCTGTCTCTTATTCCATCACCAGCTCCTCAGCTTCCTCATTCCAGATACATTACCTACGATTCCTCTCTTTCTACTTCTCCCTCTCCATCCCCTACTCCATCTGCAGGGCCAGATAGTTCTCACTCCACCCACATCCCTTATAAACAATCTTTTTCTGTTTCTCCCACTCTGTCCCTTACTCCACCCCCTACTTCTGAGTTTCTTCATTCTAGTAACATCATCTACCACTCCTCTCTTCCCGCTTCTCCTGCTCCTTCTTCTTATCCAG GAAAGGAGAAAGCATACAAGAGACCATGTGACTACTTCAATGGCAGATGGGTTCGAGATAGAAGAAGCCCTTTGTACAATGGTACATGTGGTGTGATCAGAGAACCCCAGAATTGTATAACTAATGGCAGGCCTGACATGGGGTATCTTCACTGGAGATGGAAACCAAGAAGGTGCAATCTTCCAAGGTTTGATCCTGAGACTTTTCTTCAAGTCATTAGGAACAAGCATGTAGCTTTTGTCAGGGATTCTGTGGCTAGGAACCAATTAGAGTCCCTTATTTGCATGCTATCCTCTGCTTCAACACCCAAACTTGTCTATAGAGGACTTGGTTGGTGGCATTTTCCTTCTCACAATGCAACGTTATCATCATATTGGGCCCCATTTCTTGTGCAAGGTGTTCAAAGACAACTTACAGGGCCCGGGCCACGGCATAACACAATGTACTTGGATCAAGTTAATGAGAGTTGGGATAAGGACATGGATCAAATGGATCTAATTGTGCTTGGATTTGGACATTGGTTTGCTGACATTCCTTCAGTTTACTATGAGGGTGGCTCAGTTTTAGGTTGTCAAAACTTTCCTGATCTCAATTGCACTGATATTGGTTTCTATGTCCCAATAAGAAAAGCTTTAAGAACATCTCTTAACAGAATAATTGAGAGGAAAGCAGCTCAAGGAAATGAAGGTGGTGTTATTGTGAGAACATTCACACCTGTTCATTTTAAAGGTTCGTGGGATAAGGGTGGTACTTGTTCAAAGACTAAACCTTATAAACAAGGGGAGAAGAAACTTGAAAATAGGGATGCTGAGATTAGAAAGATTGGAATGGAGGAATTGCAAAATGCTAAGGAAAAAGCCAAACAATTTGGAGGGTTTAGGTTTGAGATATTAGATCTAACAAAGTTAGCATCAATGAGACCAGATGGACATCCCGGTGCTTATAGGAGTCCATTCCCATTTGCTAAGGGGGTTCCAAAGAATGTGCAGAATGATTGCACTCATTGGTGCTTACCTGGACCTATAGACACATGGAATGAGATTGTTcttgagatgatgaagaaatggGAGGAACAATCAAGAAGTGATGAGTGA